GACGTCGAGGACCTCTGTTCCAGGAGCTTTATAgctttgtgttttacatttaggcCTGTgatcattttgagttaacttttgtgtaGGTTCATTTTTTCACATGTGGATGTACAGTTGTCCCAGCTCCATCTGTTGAAGACACTATCATTATCCTATTGTATTGCCTTTGCTCctctgtcaaaaatcagttgactatatttatgggggtctatttctgggctatTTGACCAtggtttttataaaagaaataaacagaattgTAGCCTACCTGCTCAGCCTCCAGTAGCTTCCATTAACTGTTGCTTTGGAATGTTGCTGAACAGACTCAAACCTAAAAGGGGGTACCAATTCACTTTTCATGTCTGTAAGATCCTGTAAAACTCATCATTCCAGTCAAGTTAAACTGAAGCCTggttagcttcttcagcatctaATTAGGCACAAGAGAATCAAAGGGCAACAACCAGTCATTGTctaggaggaaagaaagggaaaaagaattgttgctgctgctttttGAATTTTCAAACTTTGATCTTTAGTAGACTCAAGACTGATGGGCTCAGCTGTGGGCTCCTAATACTAAGAGCTTTTGGTCCAACTGAGGGGTGAGAGGATGAGTTTAGTTGCAGACTCAAATTAGGAATCCTGTCCTGAAGCTCAACCcaatgttctgtgacaacctagagtggtgggaaggggagggagatgggagggagttcaggagggaggggatatatgtctcTGAGtcgtgttgatgtgtggcagaggcTAACACAATATTGAAGAGCAACTGTCCTCCAATAATTGTATTTTGTTCTATACCTCTCAATATTGTACAATTATAATCTttgataattaaataataataataatagttaagctaaaaaaaaagagaagaatcctgTCCTGGGCCCCCAGACTGCTGGCTGAGTGCCCCTTCCCACTGTGTACTCCGCTTCCCCTGGCCACATTCATGGACTGTGTTTGCTGCCTCTTCTGTTTTCCTGATAGACTGTGAGGCGCTCCTTGTAGctgtctgtctttttctctgtatCCTCTTGACTAGTACTGTGACAAGGACACAATAGGCAATTCAGGTTTTCAAAACCCGAATTCTTTCTTTTAACCTCTAAACAACTTCTAATAGGAGCTGTGAATAAAGAACGCATAGTACCATCTTGGAGGAGACTCTAGGGGAGTGGAGGCAGCCTACCTTTGTGGTTAAGAGTATGACCTCCAATGCCATATTGCCTGGGTTCATTACCCAAATCTGCCTCCTACTAATCACATCACTTTGGGCAATTTCCTTCAGtgctctgtgactcagtttttcACCTGcaaaaatggggataacaacaATATCCATCTCCAAGAGTTGTGAGAATTAATGacttaatatgtatatatatgtaaagtgccTGGAACAATGCTTGATTAATAAGTGTTATCTGTTATTGTGATTATTATGATTATGATTGTTATTGTTAGTAAAATAAATTGGTGGAGAGCTTCCTGTTCCCTGCACAGGCCAGAACTTTCCTAGGGAACACCACAGTTGACAAGCCTGTGATTTGGTGGAACACAAATCACCAAATTTGTGGCCAAAGATAcatgaattaataaaatttaatcccAGGTAATGGAGTTTGAGCCTGGAATCTCAGCCACCCCAGGATAAAGGTCCGATATAGGCTCAACTGGAAGAACTAGCACTTTCCCTTATGCCCTCAGCCATTAGACTCCTGAAGCCTTTAATTcatattctgttttttcctgGGAAATGGTGGCAGCAAGAAGATAATTCCAGGTTCAGATACTAGAAGAACTGTAACAAAAACAAATGGGGAAAAGTTGAGATATGCATACCATCTATTCATTCAGTGAAATGGATCtctccttgttttctttcttcaagcTATTATTGTTACTTATCTGGTCCATTCCAATCCACTTGTGACAGGTTGTCTTCtccaattcattttatattgattttcatTGAGTAGCAGTGATTCCGAACTTTGCTTACACAGATAATGGAATTATctgggaaacttaaaaaaaattgacacaCACCGATTCTGATTTACTTTGCCTGGGATGTGGCCCAGGGAAATGGGACTTTTAAAAACTCCTCAAGTGAGTCTGTTGTATTGTCATGGTTGAGATCCACGGCCTGAATGTGCATACAGATCACTGGGGactttgttaaaaatgcagatttgatTCAGTAGATCCAGGGTTAGGGTCTGAGAATTTGTGTTTTTAACAAACTCTCAGGTAATGCAGACTGGAGTAGCAAGGACTTGAGAACATGATAAAGTTATTCCCTTGCCAAACATCATCATAGGTTTCCTGTTATCTGCATAATATAATGCCTCAGCCTGGCATCCGAGGCTAGCATCAATAATGAAAGGTTCTCTAACATCAGTTCCTCCCAAATATGACTAATCATCTGAATGATCTATGAGCAGGTTTTAATAGACATAGATTCCTGAACCTCACGCTAAGCCTATTAAAGCACAACCTTCAAGGTGCAGCCTGAACAAAGGGTGTTTTGAAAACACTTCCCAAGTGATCTAGAGGGGCATTCAGATTTAGGAGTGCCAGTATGCTTCCAATATACATTTGCAGGCTCACTTCCCATTCATTCAGGCAGCAATCATTTATTGTGCCTGCCTTTGTACCAGGTAGAGGTACCAACAAAGATGAAAAGAGTGTGATCCTGATTCTTAAGGGGCCAGCAAAACAAATCACCCAAACTACTTACTATTCCCCAAACATGGCCTAAAGCCTCACCCTTCTGCTCAAGGTCTTCTCTTCTTAAGAATATCTGGGCCCCTCAGCATCCTATCATTGCCTGTCTTGATCAACCAACCCAGAtgccctctttttaaaaattaatgaatgaatttggctgcactgggtcttagttgtaacactcaggatctttagttgtggcatgtgggatctagttccctgaccaaggaatgAACCAAGGCtgcctgcattgagagcatggagtcttaaccactggaccaatagGGAAGCCCCTTAGATGCCCTCTTTACCCCATTTGCATCTCCAAACTTTCATTTAGCTATCTCTTCAAACTCACTTTCATTGGTATCAAAACAGattcagagaggagagaggattaACCCAAAGTGaggtaacaacaacaataattaacatttatataaCAACTTCCATGTGCCAGCCATTCTGTAAGCACTTTACACATGTCAAGTGTGTAAAATTCTTGCAATAACCCAATAAgacagctattattattactatcccCATTCTgtggatgagaaaacagaggcacagaaaagTTAAGCAACTTGTTCAAAGATACACAGTCAGTAACCAATCCGGATTTACTCTTAAAGCCTTATTCTCTACTGCCAAGGTAGTGAGAGGGCTGACCTGAGAAGGAACAGATAACATTGGTTTTCAGGCCTGAGCACTTTCCTGGAAATTAGTTATTTGTGTGCCTGTTTAACTTAAACGCAAAAGTGAAATCCCCCCCAGAGCCTAGTAGGGGTGTAAGCACTTAGTAGGTGCTCTCCAACTGGTTATGGGATGGGCCGTCACATCGTGGGGGCAGGAGATGGATAAGTGTTCAAACATAGACAACAAACAAGTAAGCAAAAACAACAGTCTGCAGGTCTCACGTCACTATTAGGTCATCATCACCCCTCACACCCCCGCCCCTCGCCTCCTCGTGACGAAGAGGGGATCCTCCCGCCCGCTTTCTGAACAGTCCCGGGTCCAGCTCTGGCTGTGCGCTCCGTCCTCCCAGCCAGCAGGTGCCCCCAGACCCCCGGCTCCTCCTCTGCCGCCGACAGAGCCtggtcctccctccctctttccgcTGCTTCCTGCTCCCGGGGATCCCGGTCCTGAGCTCTGGGGCCGAGGCGCCCGAGGCTTTCCGGGGCGCTGGACCAGGTAACTGCGCGGCGCGAACCGCCCGGCTCCGGCGGCCGGCTTGGGCTCCGGACGTGGATGTCCTGGCCTGCCCGGCCCGCTGAGCGGGGCGAGGGTGGGAGAAGAAAGCCGGCAgatggcctggcctggcctctgaGGGGAGAGGGCCTCCTTCTGCCTCTGGGTGCCGACGGGATACCGGCATAACGGTCCGGCTCAGGTGCGCCGCCGCCGGGCGTGGCCGCAGCGTAGGGTAGGCAGGTCCAGGAGAGATGCGCTCGCGCTGCCTGCCAGGCGCCGAGGTTGCCGCTGGCTCCAGCCACGCCTGCTCCGAGGCCCAGAGCCAGGTGGGCCCGCCCAGCGCTCCTCCTCCCGAATCTGGCCCTGGACAGGGAGGAGCGAGGACTGGAGCCTTGGAATTCTGAGCGGAAACGGCCATCGGCCATCTAAATACCCTGCCATCCTTTCCCCCAAGAGTGAAAAGCCCCAACGCGGAGACGGAGTGACATTCTCAAGGTCACAGCGTTGTATCTGCCATTTACGAATGtctattcttttatttgtttgtaaATGGGCTACTGTTCGCTCTGTTCTGCCAGGGAATTAGGATTCAGGGAAGAAGACTAAAAATACTAATCGGCATAACCAAAAGAGCTGATCCGTATTACTCTGGCTGGTGACCCTGGCCTTTAAAAGGAAGTGCGAGAGGACGGTTCTTTTCACTCTGGATCCTTTGTACTTCTGGCTCTTGCTCAGAAAATTGGCCTGGAAGTTTTATGAAATTCTCTCGGAACTCCTTGTCAGAACTGGGCTGGATTATAGAGTTTTATCGGTCATTTTCCcctctactttctctctcttttttaactgaAGCTCCAGAGGTGAAAGTGATTGGTCCACACACTCATAGCTATTTAGGGGCAGAAATAGAATTGGAACTCAGGTCAGTGATTGACACCTGCTGTTTTCTTGAGTAGAAATCTGGTTTCAGATGAAAGCTGTACTGCACTTGACCTTCATAAAGCCCTCTTGGGATAGCATTCTTGGGAGTGGCTTGTGTACTGATGTGTGTTGGTCCACAGATACTATTTCACTTGTCAGAATAAAGTTAAGCAGTGAGTGTAGCCATGCAGAAAATTCCTGCTGAGATGAGACAGAtatctgaaatgtattttttaacttttttatttgtaCTTTCAGTAGAGGGGCTAATGAATATTAATAAGGACATCTtggttattttcagatttttgtcctgtctgactctattgACTCCATTATTTTCATTCTTGTCCTGGTATATTTATCACTAGTAAGAATGTCAAAGTGTAGCTTTCTGACTGTGTTTCATTTTTAACTAATTtccttaaagatatttttatatattaacaaaAACTCCCCACTTGTACCTCAAAATCCTGCTTCCCTCTTGGCCAGTTTTTGAGTTAATTACAAAACTGAATAGAactagcttcttttttttcttccaaaatatctAGGTCTTTGTTTAGTTCTATCTTCAGGTTTACCTCATTTTGATTTTGACTGGTAAACCCATAATTCAAACCCAAACTTCAGTTGAGTTTAGTATCAGTTTAAAACCACATTAAACTCTCATGTGTCATGACTTCTAGCAGAGACCACAAGTGGTGGAGGTGTTTTTCCATGAGAGCTTCTTATTGGGATTTTTGAAATATGAACACATCTAATATGTGTATTATATTACTTGTGTCTCGTAGTCCAAGGTCAGTCATCACTGGGAGATTATTGGCATTTACTCATCATTACAACATGTTATGTTAGACTGTCTGCTAACTCAGAATGCAGTTCTTGCTTTTCAGTTTACAGTTTTGACCAGTGATCTCTAACGAACACGCAATCAGAATTACAGCCACACTTCAGTGGAAGATTCTTGGCAATGTAGATAAGGAAAAAGTATTTCTGTGAAGGTAATATTTTTGTACTGTCTTACAGTAGAAATGAAGACATATACTCAATATGACCCAATGCTGTTTTCTTAGGGtgcattctttgtttttctggttttggtcttTTCGTCATAGGATGGCCTTAGCTCTGTGTCTGCAGGCACTGTGCAGCCTGGGGGGCTGGCTTTCGCTCTACGTTTCTTTCTGTCGCCTGAATAAGCACCGAAGCTATGAGTGGAACTGCCGGCTGGTTACGTTCACCCATGGAATCCTCTCCATAGGTCTCTCAGCTTATATTGGCTTCATTGACGGCCCTTGGCCTTTTACCCACCCAGGTATGTGGGAGACGTTAGAGAATTTTCCCTTAGGAATTTATGATTTGGAGGTAGTCTTGGAAGGATGGGAGTTTCCCACAGAATTTGTATAATACTGAAGAATATTGAAGAATAATTACTATTATAATGTGCTTTGGGAGTCTTAGTTCATCTTCTTGTTAATTCCGATATTGTATGCATCACCTTTTGTTCTGCTTTtcataactctatttttaaaacaattttaattgctttttacaATTTAATTGATCaaaatgtataaattataaaagcaatGTCAACATTTTCTACCACCACCCCCAGACAGACAATGGACTGTATAATACATACTTTTTGGTAACCTGCAACTTTTACTTGATTGTATATTCAAAGGACATCATCTTTCCATGTCTATGTATATAGATCTTCCTTATCCTTTTcagttattatataatattgtgttgTATGCATTTGCTATCCTTTATTTAACCAATGCCTCATTATTTGGGGTAGCTGAATTAATTTTTAAGCTGCCAGATGTGTTCCTAAATGTTCCTTAGAATACAAAACCTGTCTCCCCTTGAATTAGTTTGCTGGGGTTTAttacagactgggtagcttaaatgACAAAGATTGATTTTCTcgcaattctggaggctagaagtccaagatcaagttgGTGCATTTGATTTCTTCTAAGGCTTCCCCTCCTTTGTGTGCAGatagctgccttcttgctgtcttcacatggtcttttgTGCCTAGTGTCCTCGTTTTACAAGAACACCACCCTAATGACTCTATTTTAATTACCTCTTCAAaggtcctatctccaaatatagtcatattTTGAGGTACTGGGGTTCAGcccttcaacatatgaattttgtgaGGACATAGTTTAATCTGTAAGTTCCccagaatatgatttttttttaattccttagattctttttctaatttctttatagtcccataTTGAGTTTCTGAATTTCCTCCTCAAACTATCAAACTGATAGGAAGCAATGCTTAAGCTTCATGTTTTACATGAAGGCTGTTAATGGATTCAAACAAAGGGTCCTTGCACCCTATGTTCCTGCATATGGGAACATACAGAGTCCACTTTCAAAACAAGTTAGGGCCACCAGTGTCCAATAATCTAACCCATTAAGCTAAGAAATTAATCTGACATTTGGGACAGAGTAACATTTCcgttatggtttattataggatattgaatattgtccctgtgctatatagtaggatctTGTTTTTTGTCCATTCCATATAtgatagtttgcatttgctaGTGGGATAGAATAACTGAATCTGGAAGCAGACTTttagctggttaaaaaaaaaaaaaggaaagaaagagactgTGTAGGATTTTAATTGAAAGAACAAAGTAACTCGATTTTATGCTGCTACACAGAGGACGCTGGATCATCACTGGTGTTCGAATCACTCACTGAGATCTGATGCATCAGAACAGCATGTCCTGGGGGCTGTAACATTGCTTTGATAGAGACCAGAGTTTTaggttttagtcttttttttttttttagttgtctcTAAAAAGCATGTGCCTGccattgcttttgttttcagtGATTCCAAAAGGTTTGAGAAAGAGCAACACAGGATCCCTGTGTAAGCCAGCACAATTCCTAGCCACTCAATATGCTTCTTCTTGGTTTATTTCAGGCTCACCCAATACACCTCTCCAAGTGCACGTTCTGTGTCTCACCTTGGGCTACTTCATCTTCGACTTGGGCTGGTGCATCTACTTCCGGTCTGAGGGGCCTCTGATGCTGGCTCACCACACACTGAGTATCTTGGGCATCATCGTGGCCCTGGTGCTTGGAGAGTCGGGCACAGAGGTCAATGCGGTCCTCTTCGGAAGCGAGATTACCAACCCCCTGCTACAGATACGCTGGTTTCTTCGTGAAACAGGCCATTACCATAGTTTCACCGGAGACGTGGTGGATTTCCTCTTTGTGGCCCTGTTCACTGGA
Above is a genomic segment from Bos javanicus breed banteng chromosome 15, ARS-OSU_banteng_1.0, whole genome shotgun sequence containing:
- the TLCD5 gene encoding TLC domain-containing protein 5 isoform X1 yields the protein MTQCCFLRVHSLFFWFWSFRHRMALALCLQALCSLGGWLSLYVSFCRLNKHRSYEWNCRLVTFTHGILSIGLSAYIGFIDGPWPFTHPGSPNTPLQVHVLCLTLGYFIFDLGWCIYFRSEGPLMLAHHTLSILGIIVALVLGESGTEVNAVLFGSEITNPLLQIRWFLRETGHYHSFTGDVVDFLFVALFTGVRIGVGACLLFCEMVSPTPKWFVKVGGVAMYVVSWCFMFSIWRFAWRKSIKKYHTWRSRWSEERQLRLNGHLKTH
- the TLCD5 gene encoding TLC domain-containing protein 5 isoform X2; protein product: MALALCLQALCSLGGWLSLYVSFCRLNKHRSYEWNCRLVTFTHGILSIGLSAYIGFIDGPWPFTHPGSPNTPLQVHVLCLTLGYFIFDLGWCIYFRSEGPLMLAHHTLSILGIIVALVLGESGTEVNAVLFGSEITNPLLQIRWFLRETGHYHSFTGDVVDFLFVALFTGVRIGVGACLLFCEMVSPTPKWFVKVGGVAMYVVSWCFMFSIWRFAWRKSIKKYHTWRSRWSEERQLRLNGHLKTH